From one Mya arenaria isolate MELC-2E11 chromosome 4, ASM2691426v1 genomic stretch:
- the LOC128230713 gene encoding putative protein TPRXL: MNNDTKCSISIAIENGTRNGFKDASNNIVSPVLNPRFVASDSESSGGESEEDSCPAPPPKILLPTISTPSSRVLSTSSSRVPSASPTSSSRVPSAPPTSSSCVPSASPTSSSNVPLTSPITLSRVPSASPTTSSRVPSASPTTSSRVPSASSTLSSRVQSASPTLSSRVPSASPTPSNRFPSASPTPSSRVPSASPTPSSRVPSASPTPSSRVPSASPTPSSCVQSASPTPSSRVPSASPTPSSRVPSASPTPSSRVQSSPSTPLSSARGIHGISERDIRIIRGMEEIKTEQKEIKAMLATVLQRFDVDHRDCQVPEGITLPLYTLEEVERNEGMLQDSTVDHLSSIGGSSVKAMSKRVMKDVMKNSLAKEYNWTGARTKQSFDSLKLSLAIIRAVKRNFPSSDNSVTEYFIKDWLKNARDRDGGRQKRMKHSDTSILMPNVQEQYDEYSN, encoded by the exons ATGAACAATGATACCAAATGTTCTATATCTATCGCCATAGAGAATGGGACGAGAAATGGATTCAAGGACGCGTCCAATAATATTGTGTCACCTGT acTAAATCCACGATTTGTTGCATCTGATTCAGAATCTAGTGGTGGTGAATCTGAAGAAGATTCTTGTCCAGCGCCGCCCCCTAAAATACTGCTACCAACAATCTCAACACCTTCCAGCCGTGTCTTATCTACCTCTTCAAGCCGTGTTCCGTCTGCCTCACCTACCTCTTCAAGCCGTGTTCCGTCTGCCCCACCTACCTCTTCAAGCTGTGTTCCGTCTGCTTCACCTACCTCGTCAAGCAATGTTCCGTTAACCTCACCTATCACGTTAAGCCGTGTTCCTTCAGCCTCACCTACCACGTCAAGCCGTGTTCCGTCAGCCTCACCTACCACGTCAAGCCGTGTTCCGTCAGCCTCATCTACCCTGTCAAGCCGTGTTCAGTCTGCCTCACCTACCCTGTCAAGCCGTGTTCCATCAGCTTCACCTACCCCGTCAAACCGTTTTCCGTCAGCCTCACCTACCCCATCAAGCCGTGTTCCGTCAGCCTCACCTACCCCGTCAAGCCGTGTTCCGTCAGCCTCACCTACCCCGTCAAGCCGTGTTCCGTCAGCCTCACCTACCCCGTCAAGCTGTGTTCAGTCTGCCTCACCTACCCCGTCAAGCCGTGTTCCATCAGCCTCACCTACCCCGTCAAGCCGTGTTCCGTCAGCCTCACCTACCCCGTCAAGTCGTGTTCAGTCTTCCCCATCTACCCCACTAAGCAGTGCTCGGGGCATACATGGAATTTCAg AGAGAGACATCAGGATCATCCGGGGCATGGAGGAGATAAAAACTGAGCAGAAAGAAATCAAAGCAATGCTGGCAACAGTTTTGCAGCGCTTTGATGTTGACCACAGGGATTGTCAAGTCCCGGAGGGTATAACACTGCCGTTATACACGCTGGAAGAAGTGGAGAGAAATGAAGGCATGCTACAGGATTCCACA gtTGACCATCTATCGAGTATTGGGGGATCCTCGGTGAAAGCCATGTCTAAGCGGGTGATGAAGGATGTTATGAAAAACAGTTTAGCAAAGGAATACAATTGGACAGGGGCAAGGACTAAACAATCGTTTGACAGCCTAAAGTTATCTTTGGCGATTATAC GTGCTGTGAAACGAAACTTCCCCTCTAGTGATAATAGCGTGACGGAGTACTTCATAAAAGACTGGCTGAAGAACGCTCGAGACCGAGATGGAGGAAGACAGAAGAGGATGAAGCACTCGGACACCAGCATTCTTATGCCAAACGTTCAGGAACAATACGATGAATACTCCAACTAA
- the LOC128230714 gene encoding muscle M-line assembly protein unc-89-like produces MTGMYNGGSSLSMPKNLQPAGINGDKTPDTVSPRDKTPDTASPRDKTPDTASPRDKTPNPASPRDKTRNTASHRDKTPKPASQRDKTQDTAIKRDKTPDTANKHDKTPGTTIKGDKTPNTASPREKTPNTASQRAKTPNTASHCYKTPDTASQRERHQTPQLDKIPDNASHRDKTPNTARQRHKTPDVANQRHKTPDTASPRDKTPNTASHRDKTPNTASHRDKTPNTASYRDKTLNTASHRDKTPNTASHRDKTQNTASHRDMTPNTAGHRDKTSDTASHRDKTPNTVSLRHKTQITASQRQKTPDTASSRDKTRDTASQRDKTPKPASQRDKTPDTAIRRDKTPDTAIKRDKTPDTASQRDKTPNTASQRDKTPNTASQRQKTPDTASPRDKTRNTVSQRDKTPKPSSQRDKTPDTAIKRDKRSDTALKGDKTPDTASQRDKTPNTASKLEKTPNTASQRDKTPNTTSPRDKTRNTVSQRDKTPKPSSQRDKTPDTAIRRDKTSDTAIKGDKTPDTASQRDKTPNTACQRDKTPNPASQRDKTPDTVRQRDKTPNPASQRDKTPDTTIKRDKTPDTASPRDKTPDTASQRGKTPDTASHRDKTPNTASQRHKTPDTASQRDKPPKSSSQRDKTPNTAIKRDKPPDTAI; encoded by the exons ATGACTGGGATGTACAATGGTGGCTCCTCCCTGTCCATGCCAAAAAACCTGCAACCGGCTGGAATCAAT GgtgacaagacaccagacaCCGTTAGTCCgcgtgacaagacaccagacaCCGCCAGTCCgcgtgacaagacaccagacaCCGCTAGTCCGCGTGACAAAACACCAAACCCCGCCAGTCCGCGTGACAAGACACGAAACACAGCCAGTCATCGTGACAAGACACCAAAACCCGccagtcagcgtgacaagacacAAGACACCGCCATTAAGCGTGACAAGACCCCAGACACCGCCAATAAGCATGACAAGACACCAGGCACCACCATTAAGGGTGACAAGACACCCAACACCGCCAGTCCGCGTGAAAAGACACCGAACACCGCCAGTCAGCGTGCCAAGACACCAAACACCGCCAGTCATTGTTACAAGACACCAGATACCGCCAGTCAGCGTGAAAGACACCAGACACC TCAGCTTGACAAGATACCAGACAACGCCAGTCACCGTGACAAGACACCAAACACCGCCAGACAGCGTCACAAGACACCAGACGTCGCCAATCAGCGTCACAAGACACCAGACACCGCCAGTCCGCGTGACAAGACACCAAATACCGCCAGTCACCGTGACAAGACACCAAACACCGCCAGTCACCGTGACAAGACACCAAACACCGCCAGTTATCGTGACAAGACACTAAATACCGCCAGTCACCGTGACAAGACACCAAACACCGCCAGTCACCGTGACAAGACACAAAACACCGCCAGTCACCGTGACATGACACCAAACACCGCCGGTCACCGTGACAAGACATCAGACACCGCCAGTCACCGTGACAAGACACCAAACACCGTTAGTCTGCGTCACAAGACACAAATCACCGCCAGTCAGCGTCAAAAGACACCAGACACCGCCAGTTCGCGTGACAAGACACGAGACACAGCAagtcagcgtgacaagacaccCAAACCCGccagtcagcgtgacaagacaccagacaCCGCCATTAGgcgtgacaagacaccagacaCCGCCATTAagcgtgacaagacaccagacaccgccagtcagcgtgacaagacaccGAACACCGccagtcagcgtgacaagacaccaaACACCGCCAGTCAGCGTCAAAAGACACCAGACACCGCCAGTCCGCGTGACAAGACACGAAACACAGTcagtcagcgtgacaagacaccaaAACCCTccagtcagcgtgacaagacaccagacaCCGCCATTAAACGTGACAAGAGATCAGACACCGCATTAAAGGgtgacaagacaccagacaccgccagtcagcgtgacaagacaccGAACACCGCCAGTAAGCTTGAAAAGACACCAAACACCGCTagtcagcgtgacaagacaccaaACACCACCAGTCCGCGTGACAAGACACGAAACACAGTcagtcagcgtgacaagacaccaaAACCCTccagtcagcgtgacaagacaccagacaCCGCCATTAGGCGTGACAAGACATCAGACACCGCAATAAAGGgtgacaagacaccagacaccgccagtcagcgtgacaagacaccGAACACCGCCTgtcagcgtgacaagacaccaaACCCCGCTAGTCAGCGTGACAAGACGCCAGACACCGTAAGACAGCGGGACAAGACACCAAACCCCGccagtcagcgtgacaagacaccagacaCCACAATTAagcgtgacaagacaccagacaCCGCCAGTCCgcgtgacaagacaccagacaCCGCTAGTCAGCGTGGCAAGACACCAGACACCGCCAGTCACCGTGACAAGACACCAAACACCGCCAGTCAGCGTCACAAGACACCAGACACCGCCAGTCAGCGTGACAAGCCACCAAAATCCTccagtcagcgtgacaagacaccaaACACCGCCATTAAGCGTGACAAGCCACCAGACACCGCCATTTag